From the genome of Armatimonadota bacterium:
GTTCCTCAGTTTCGAGTTCCGTGTTCCGAGTTCCGAGTGGCTGTTCGCGATACTCGGAACCAGGAACTCGAAACTTCACTACTTGGCGCGTTCCACGACGCGAACAAGCCGCCACCGCTTTTCGCGGCTCAATGGGCGGGTTTCCATGATCTCGACGACATCGCCGACGCGAGCGTCGTTGGCCTCGTCGTGGACCTTGAACTTGTTGCTGCGCTTCAGCGTCTTGCCATAAAGGCGATGGCGGATAAGGTTTTCAATGGCAACTACGATGGTTTTGTCCATCCTGTCGCTGACAACCTTGCCGATACGCACTTTGCGGCTGGCGCGCTCTTCAGCGGCCTTGGGTGTGGTTTCCG
Proteins encoded in this window:
- the rpsQ gene encoding 30S ribosomal protein S17, with the translated sequence MTETTPKAAEERASRKVRIGKVVSDRMDKTIVVAIENLIRHRLYGKTLKRSNKFKVHDEANDARVGDVVEIMETRPLSREKRWRLVRVVERAK